The proteins below come from a single Plantactinospora sp. KBS50 genomic window:
- a CDS encoding DUF222 domain-containing protein translates to MDGLARVDRAVTACLAAPAWALPEEALVEALDEAHRLGQRLAVLERVLVREVDGRGLARAQGATSTAGWLRDRLRVSIQSARRLVADAGWLDAADDPGTTDDPGTTGDPSGTTDDPGTTGDPSGTRTYASVEPGTGIGAAGAPSPADALPDAAGRTGLDGAVTTGPGPGAGGAGGAGGADRAGAPGLSAAAGCGTAAAGPVLREALATGRVNLEQARIIAGAVESVRKEAGPDTADKALYTLLADARRFEPRALRALADRILWHVAPDAAEEADRAALRRADDEAQRRRHLTLSATDDGRMRLRGLLDSETSATLLAALDPLTRPAGLGDDRTSGQRRHDALGDICRLALRTGELPDNGGEPAQIVVTTEYAALTARLTAVGLPAARQPGATSGTRSSIARPSPEPAPAERGPTEPTPAEQGSIESTPAERRPTEHTPAERRRTERMPAERGAARRTQSGIGRLRRTTHERGGCGPRPPQRAAHNCGQPGRTGRAPAAGSGQRRPERPVPRIRNGTAGTTGTATGRWQRPRGAPTETPTETAVSGGPPTPQSSPPADPSTLGTQRGSPTTDQRPASTDRAPATPVHEATAPAQDALAVQDAAATVQRSPRLDHGCATADQQQDPGRDQDPGRDRAPGRDRHSRGPDRDQWQARDRDHGRQGRGRLGPGRLDNDLRLTPATVRRLACDAAILPAVLGSQGQVLDLGRQRRLFTGPLRRALVLRDRGCAFPGCDRPPRWCDGHHIQHWADGGATALHNAVLLCRHHHRVIHQDDWTVRIAADGHPEFVPPAWIDPEQRPRRNRYHRRA, encoded by the coding sequence ATGGACGGGTTGGCGCGGGTGGACAGGGCGGTCACGGCCTGCCTGGCCGCGCCGGCCTGGGCACTGCCCGAGGAGGCCCTCGTCGAGGCGCTGGACGAGGCACACCGGCTGGGCCAGCGGCTCGCGGTGCTGGAGCGTGTCCTGGTGCGCGAGGTGGACGGTCGAGGGCTGGCCCGCGCCCAGGGCGCCACCTCGACGGCCGGGTGGCTACGAGACCGGCTACGGGTGTCGATCCAGTCGGCGCGGCGGCTGGTGGCCGACGCCGGCTGGCTGGACGCCGCCGACGACCCGGGCACCACCGACGATCCGGGCACCACCGGCGACCCGTCCGGCACCACCGACGACCCGGGCACCACCGGCGACCCGTCCGGCACCCGCACCTACGCCTCGGTCGAGCCCGGCACTGGGATCGGCGCGGCCGGCGCCCCGTCTCCCGCCGATGCGCTGCCGGATGCCGCCGGTCGGACCGGGTTGGACGGCGCCGTCACCACCGGCCCAGGTCCAGGCGCGGGCGGTGCCGGCGGCGCGGGCGGTGCGGACCGTGCCGGCGCCCCGGGATTGAGCGCGGCCGCCGGCTGCGGCACCGCGGCGGCCGGTCCGGTGCTGCGCGAGGCGCTCGCCACCGGCAGGGTCAACCTGGAGCAGGCGCGCATCATCGCCGGCGCCGTCGAGAGCGTTCGTAAGGAGGCCGGGCCGGACACGGCCGACAAGGCCCTGTACACCCTGTTGGCCGATGCCCGGCGCTTCGAGCCGAGGGCGTTGCGCGCCCTCGCCGACCGGATCCTCTGGCATGTCGCCCCCGATGCGGCCGAGGAGGCCGACCGTGCGGCCCTGCGGAGGGCGGACGACGAGGCTCAGCGCCGCCGGCACCTGACGCTGTCGGCGACCGACGACGGGCGGATGCGGCTGCGCGGCCTTCTCGACTCCGAGACCAGCGCCACCCTGCTGGCGGCGCTCGACCCGCTGACCCGTCCCGCCGGGCTGGGCGACGACCGCACATCGGGGCAACGCCGGCACGACGCGCTGGGCGACATCTGCCGCCTCGCACTGCGTACCGGCGAACTGCCCGACAACGGTGGCGAGCCGGCCCAGATCGTCGTCACCACCGAGTACGCGGCCCTGACCGCCCGGTTGACCGCCGTCGGTCTCCCGGCCGCACGCCAACCCGGCGCCACGTCCGGCACCCGCAGCTCAATCGCGCGCCCTTCACCCGAGCCCGCACCAGCCGAGCGCGGCCCGACCGAGCCCACACCAGCCGAGCAGGGCTCGATCGAGTCCACGCCGGCCGAGCGCCGCCCAACCGAACACACGCCGGCCGAGCGCCGCCGAACCGAGCGCATGCCGGCCGAGCGCGGCGCCGCGAGGCGTACCCAGTCCGGGATCGGCCGGCTCCGGCGCACCACGCACGAGCGCGGCGGGTGCGGGCCGCGCCCACCCCAGCGTGCGGCGCACAACTGTGGGCAACCAGGCCGGACCGGGCGGGCTCCCGCGGCCGGTAGCGGCCAACGTCGGCCCGAACGGCCCGTTCCTCGCATCCGCAACGGCACCGCGGGCACCACCGGCACCGCCACCGGCCGCTGGCAGCGACCGCGAGGCGCGCCAACCGAAACGCCAACCGAAACCGCCGTGTCGGGCGGACCCCCGACACCCCAAAGCTCTCCGCCGGCCGACCCGAGCACCCTCGGGACCCAGCGCGGCTCGCCCACGACCGACCAGCGGCCTGCCAGCACCGATCGCGCCCCCGCCACGCCCGTCCACGAGGCCACGGCGCCCGCCCAGGATGCTCTGGCCGTCCAAGACGCTGCCGCGACCGTGCAACGGTCCCCCAGGCTCGACCACGGCTGCGCCACGGCGGACCAGCAGCAAGACCCGGGCCGGGACCAAGACCCGGGCCGGGACCGGGCCCCGGGCCGGGACCGCCACAGTCGGGGTCCGGACCGGGACCAGTGGCAAGCCCGGGACCGGGACCACGGCCGCCAGGGTCGGGGCCGACTCGGACCCGGCAGGCTGGACAACGATCTGCGGCTGACTCCCGCGACCGTCCGGCGGCTGGCCTGCGATGCGGCCATTCTCCCGGCCGTACTCGGCAGCCAGGGCCAGGTCCTCGACCTCGGCCGGCAACGCCGCCTGTTCACCGGACCACTGCGCCGCGCCCTGGTCCTGCGCGACCGCGGTTGCGCCTTTCCCGGCTGCGACCGCCCACCGCGGTGGTGCGACGGCCACCACATCCAACACTGGGCCGACGGCGGCGCCACCGCGCTCCACAACGCCGTCCTGCTCTGCCGCCACCATCACCGGGTCATCCACCAGGACGACTGGACCGTCCGCATCGCCGCGGACGGTCACCCCGAATTCGTCCCACCCGCCTGGATCGATCCGGAGCAACGCCCCCGCCGCAACCGCTACCACCGACGAGCCTGA